The sequence below is a genomic window from Haloferax mediterranei ATCC 33500.
GGAACGTGCGACCGAGGCATTTGCGACCATCGCCGAGTCCGAATCGACGTTCGTCTCGCGCGGCGACGACTCCGGGACGAACAAGAAGGAACTGCTCATCTGGGACGCCGCTGGCGTGGACCCGAGCGGAAAGTGGTACCGCGAAATCGGCAAGGGGATGGGCGACACACTCGTTCAGGCCGACCAGTCGGGTGCGTACACGCTCTCAGACCGCGGGACGTACCTCGCGACGAAGACCAACATCAAATCAGAGATTCTGGTGCAGGGACCGCTCAAAGGCGGCCCGACCATTCTGAAGAACCCCTACGGCGTCATCCCGGTCAACCCCGCGAAGTACCCCGACGTGAACTACGCGCTGGCGATGGCCTACGTCGGATTCCTCACGAGTCCCGAGGGACAAAACATCATAAGCAGTTACACCGCAAACGGCTCGCAGTTGTTCTTCCCGAACGCGCTCTCTGAGTCCTCACAGTTCGGTCAGTACGTTCCCGAAGAGTACGAGGGTGGAAACGCTGCAAACGCCTCGACGGCAGACGCCTCAGCGTCGGTCTCCGACGCGCAGTTCGAACAGTGGGTTACGGAGAACGTCCCCGAGGACTTTTAGTCCGGTCAGCCCCCATCACATCCCGTGTTCGGCCTTGGCGACCTGAATCTCACCTACCTCGTCAGCATTACTCTCGTCTCACTGTACGTGAGTACCGTGGCTGTCGTCCTCAGCGCCGCCATCGGCCTTCCGATATCCCTCGCCGTCGGCTTCCGCGACTTTTACGGAAAGTCCGTCGTAACCTCCATCATCTCGACGGGGATGGGATTTCCGAGCGTCGTCGTGGGTCTCGTCGTCCTCCTCGGACTCTCACGGTCGGGACCGCTCGGCACGTTCGACCTCCTGTTTACGCCCGAGGCCATGATTATCTCGCAGACGATTCTCGCACTCCCCGTCCTCGTGAGCGTCTCGCTTTCCGCGGTCCAATCGGTCCCACAGGACCTCAGAGACGCCGCGTTCGCCGCGGGCGGAACCTCGACTGACGTTGCCTTCCTCGTCGTCCGTGAGGCTCGCTACGGTATCGTCACGGCACTCTTAGCCGCGTACGGCCGCGCCATAAGCGAAGTCGGGTCCGTGCTCATCGTCGGCGGTAACATCGTCTTCTCCGACAGCACGTCGTTCACGCGGACGCTCACGACCGCCATCACGGTCGAAGCGCGGAAGGGGAACATCGAGACGGGTATCGCCCTCGGAACGATTCTGTTGACGCTCGTCCTGACAGTGAACGCACTCGGCGCGCGCTTCCGTGACCGAACGCCGAGGGGAGGCAACCGATGACGAGCGAGAGGCGGTCACCGGATACGCACGAGTCGGCAGCAACAGGCGAAAAGCGGGCAGGTACCCGACTGGCCGCCCGCAACCTCAGTCACGGCTTCGAAAACGGTGCTATCCTCGAAGACATCTCCATCGCCGTCGAACCCGGCGAGATTCTCGCCGTCGTCGGCCCCTCCGGAACCGGAAAGACGACGCTCTTTCGACTGCTCGCGATGTTCGAGCGACCGACAGATGGGACGGTCGAAGTCGACGGCGACGACGTGTGGGAACTCCCCGAAGAGCGTCGGCTAGCCGTTAGACGCCGGGTTGGAATGGCGTTTCAGAGTCGGAGTCTCTTCTCTTCGACTGTCGTCGAGAACGTCTCGTACGGACTGCGCGTGCGGCGGGCGTGGTCGGCTCGGCTCCGCGATGCGGTCGAGAGCGCCTTCGGCTCCGACGAACCGTCAGAGACCGTCGTGACGGCGTTGCAGACTGTCGGCATGGCGGATAAGATACACCGCGACGCTGCGTCGCTCTCAGCCGGTGAGGCCCAACGGGTTGCCATCGCGCGGGCGCTCGCGCCGGACCCCGACGTGTTACTCCTCGACGAGCCGACGTCGAATCTCGACCCGCGAAACACCGCCGCCATCGAGTCGGCGATGCGAGCAGCGCGCGACCGCGGCATCGCCGTCGCGTTGGCGACCCACGATATGCAACAAGCACAACGAGTGTCTGACCGGACGGCCGTCCTCCTTGATGGGACGTGTATCGAATCGGGGCCGACTGCGCAGGTATTCGAATCGCCAGCCGACGACCGGGTTCGAAGATTTGTCGAAGGTAAACTCGTTTACTGATGGCAAA
It includes:
- a CDS encoding ABC transporter ATP-binding protein — translated: MTSERRSPDTHESAATGEKRAGTRLAARNLSHGFENGAILEDISIAVEPGEILAVVGPSGTGKTTLFRLLAMFERPTDGTVEVDGDDVWELPEERRLAVRRRVGMAFQSRSLFSSTVVENVSYGLRVRRAWSARLRDAVESAFGSDEPSETVVTALQTVGMADKIHRDAASLSAGEAQRVAIARALAPDPDVLLLDEPTSNLDPRNTAAIESAMRAARDRGIAVALATHDMQQAQRVSDRTAVLLDGTCIESGPTAQVFESPADDRVRRFVEGKLVY
- a CDS encoding substrate-binding domain-containing protein encodes the protein MTIQRRRFLQAAGVGAILGLSGCTGESNPQQADDGTQTDTASGGGSGEGDSGTKQELTLATTTSTYDTGLLDALNPVFEEKFNARVKTISQGTGAAIETARNGDADVILVHARGAEDEFLQEGYGVNRRDVMFNDFVIVGPSNDPAGIKGMERATEAFATIAESESTFVSRGDDSGTNKKELLIWDAAGVDPSGKWYREIGKGMGDTLVQADQSGAYTLSDRGTYLATKTNIKSEILVQGPLKGGPTILKNPYGVIPVNPAKYPDVNYALAMAYVGFLTSPEGQNIISSYTANGSQLFFPNALSESSQFGQYVPEEYEGGNAANASTADASASVSDAQFEQWVTENVPEDF
- a CDS encoding ABC transporter permease, which translates into the protein MFGLGDLNLTYLVSITLVSLYVSTVAVVLSAAIGLPISLAVGFRDFYGKSVVTSIISTGMGFPSVVVGLVVLLGLSRSGPLGTFDLLFTPEAMIISQTILALPVLVSVSLSAVQSVPQDLRDAAFAAGGTSTDVAFLVVREARYGIVTALLAAYGRAISEVGSVLIVGGNIVFSDSTSFTRTLTTAITVEARKGNIETGIALGTILLTLVLTVNALGARFRDRTPRGGNR